The following are from one region of the Ictalurus furcatus strain D&B chromosome 11, Billie_1.0, whole genome shotgun sequence genome:
- the tnni1b gene encoding troponin I type 1b (skeletal, slow): MLKSLMVAKAKEMLEQEMIDKEEEKQRYLEEKSPLLQTGGMSFSELQELCRELHAKIDVVDEERYDIEAKVLHNTREIKDLTIKVLDLRGKFKRPSLRRVRVSADAILRSLLGSKHKVSLDLRANLKSVKKEDTEKEKTVEVSDWRKNVEAMSGMEGRKKMFDAAKGTAQ; this comes from the exons ATGCTGAAG AGCCTGATGGTTGCTAAAGCTAAAGAGATGTTGGAGCAGGAGATGATAgataaggaggaggagaagcagcGATATCTGGAAGAGAAATCCCCTCTTCTACAGACTGGTGGAATGTCTTTCTCAGAGCTCCAG GAACTGTGTCGAGAGCTCCATGCCAAGATTGACGTGGTGGATGAAGAGCGCTACGATATTGAAGCAAAAGTGCTGCATAACACCAGAGAG ATAAAAGATCTAACCATTAAGGTCTTAGACTTGAGAGGTAAGTTTAAGCGGCCCAGTCTAAGAAGAGTGCGAGTGTCAGCAGATGCCATCCTGCGCTCTCTTTTGGGGTCCAAGCATAAGGTGTCGTTAGACCTGAGAGCAAACCTCAAATCAGTAAAGAAAGAGGACACAGAGAAG gAAAAGACAGTAGAGGTTAGTGACTGGAGGAAAAATGTGGAGGCCATGTCTGGAATGGAAGGCCGCAAGAAAATGTTCGATGCTGCCAAGGGAACTGCGCAGTGA
- the csrp1b gene encoding cysteine and glycine-rich protein 1b, with protein MPLGGGNRCGCCQKTVYFAEEVQCEGKYFHKSCFLCMVCRKNLDSTTVAVHVDEIYCKSCYGKKYGPKGYGYGGGAGTLSMDSGEGLGIRPVEQAAHQPTNNPNASKFAQKFGSSDVCPRCGKAVYAAEKVMGAGNAWHKSCFRCAKCGKSLESTTLADKDGEIYCKSCYAKNFGPKGFGFGQGAGALAHAQ; from the exons atgccCCTCGGAGGGGGAAACAGGTGTGGCTGTTGCCagaagactgtgtactttgcagAGGAAGTACAGTGTGAGGGGAAGTATTTCCACAAGTCCTGCTTTCTCTGTA TGGTCTGCAGAAAGAATTTGGACAGCACCACGGTAGCTGTACACGTGGATGAGATTTACTGCAAATCGTGCTATGGCAAGAAATATGGTCCAAAAGGCTACGGTTATGGTGGCGGTGCCGGAACCTTGAGTATGGACTCAGGTGAAGGACTGGGGATCAGACCTGTGGA GCAAGCAGCACATCAACCTACCAACAACCCCAATGCCTCCAAGTTTGCACAGAAATTTGGCAGCTCGGATGTGTGCCCTCGCTGTGGCAAAGCTGTTTATGCTGCAGAGAAAGTGATGGGAGCTGGTAAT GCATGGCATAAGAGCTGCTTCAGGTGCGCTAAGTGTGGAAAGAGCCTGGAGTCCACCACACTAGCCGATAAAGATGGAGAGATCTACTGCAAAA GTTGCTATGCTAAAAACTTTGGGCCGAAGGGTTTTGGGTTCGGCCAAGGGGCAGGAGCTCTAGCCCATGCACAGTAG